The following are from one region of the Carassius gibelio isolate Cgi1373 ecotype wild population from Czech Republic chromosome A13, carGib1.2-hapl.c, whole genome shotgun sequence genome:
- the LOC128026438 gene encoding exocyst complex component 3-like protein 4: MHGQMAETTKEEVDAGNEVNDPSEWAEDATKGSKNGEKQMESPLKEKSLGFRMSFRESLKAVSKKSPIVFKNKRSENSDDQSSNSPLRPPHSPSLSKGSPSQSSFQSPKAGKASLARTMSDSAVEITGSLAKRGASIRQSLGLGTKQKKQEPLEPVTEAKTPSEEQTEVIDTVLELRKTYTLPEIPPMPLSVMEINKLIEREVLEEAYVNLLSLRLEFQKEHQALDQEDYPIELVNKEKDLSLLYGTLRSKMFDIVRNSSALPSRNKELLVYVAQIILEEEKRQGEPGAMQGWREAWRDAVLNGVRDTLKKVHLDSPEQNAPWLAVHLGRLGKAVVEDLERVKNELQSPYPEDFNVFQTYVSCYHEAVGEHLKRLLEKVIELKDYYALLEFIIHRYPSEKVMGSSSLQPELKEDQRVLTLDKNFLNKIKDKYCGRLQADMKTSLNRIIELENEEMWKEKRKPEIDEGIYSSHIDMDIWTNIKGNVQGSRTLDVNLEQKVVRSCLEELKTFPKRFESAFVEWSSSLSNSSLWAEYHISYINSFSALKEHMKSYQDTCPIQLGLVHNEIDGLTTRLSQAVMEDFKTNVKPFLRRQMTGKWFSFDEDFSQLISRTKTLSDQSKFMTPKHKQAFVNEAHFFVVKEYVSQLMKNNYSCKNRKNETAATKITNQWEELKEIFQDMNSTLDWLHPVGNQLSMIIGCKKSDVKHNLQPLVNNYPDIRKSHVSAVLYFRGIIRGREKHTILQRLAELKQRTGNTGNKEQALFSEIQAAVNTDCLAGTPFSCLSFIVPDS; the protein is encoded by the exons ATGCATGGTCAAATGGCAGAAACTACAAAAGAAGAAGTAGATGCTGGAAATGAGGTGAATGACCCATCAGAATGGGCTGAGGATGCAACCAAGGGTTCGAAAAATGGTGAAAAACAGATGGAAAGTCCACTCAAAGAGAAGAGTCTTGGGTTCAGGATGTCGTTCAGAGAAAGTTTGAAAGCGGTCAGTAAAAAGAGCCCtattgtatttaaaaacaaaaggtcAGAGAACAGTGATGACCAAAGCTCAAATTCTCCATTACGACCACCGCACTCTCCAA GTTTGAGCAAAGGATCTCCCTCGCAATCTTCATTTCAGAGTCCAAAGGCAGGAAAGGCTTCTCTTGCCAGAACTATGTCAG ATTCTGCAGTTGAAATAACAGGTTCATTGGCGAAGAGAGGGGCCTCGATCAGGCAGAGTTTGGGTCTGGgtactaaacaaaaaaaacaagaaccACTTGAACCTGTCACAGAGGCGAAGACTCCCTCTGAAGAGCAGACAGAGGTCATAGATACAGTGTTGGAGCTCAGAAAAACATATACCCTGCCAGAGATACCACCTATGCCTTTGTCAG TAATGGAGATTAACAAACTGATAGAGAGGGAAGTTCTAGAGGAGGCCTATGTGAATCTACTGTCTCTACGCCTGGAGTTTCAGAAGGAGCATCAAGCTCTGGATCAAGAAGACTATCCCATCGAACTAGTCAATAAAGAGAAAGATCTCAGTCTGCTCTATGGCACATTAAGGAGCAAAATGTTTGACATCGTACGCAACTCCAGTGCTCTTCCCTCACGCAATAAAGAGCTCCTGGTGTATGTAGCACAGATTATCCTGGAGGAAGAGAAGAGGCAGGGGGAACCAGGAGCGATGCAGGGATGGAGGGAAGCATGGAGGGATGCAGTGCTAAACGGGGTTCGAGATACACTGAAGAAAGTTCATCTGGACAGCCCAGAGCAGAACGCACCCtggctggcagtgcatctagggCGTCTGGGTAAAGCTGTGGTGGAGGATTTGGAGAGAGTGAAGAATGAGCTTCAGAGCCCATATCCAGAAGACTTTAATGTGTTTCAAACCTATGTGTCCTGCTATCACGAGGCTGTAGGAGAGCATCTAAAGAGACTTCTGGAAAAGGTGATAGAGCTGAAAGATTACTATGCTCTTCTAGAGTTCATTATTCATCGCTACCCCAG TGAGAAGGTAATGGGGAGCAGCTCTCTGCAGCCTGAGTTGAAGGAAGATCAGAGAGTACTGACACTGGACAAAAATTTCCTGAATAAGATAAAAGACAAATACTGTGGTCGCTTACAG GCTGACATGAAAACATCACTCAACAGAATTATTGAGTTGGAGAATGAGGAAATgtggaaagaaaagagaaaaccaGAGATTGATGAGGGAATCTACAGCTCACACATTGACATGGACATCTGGACG AATATTAAAGGGAATGTACAAGGATCCAGGACACTTGATGTGAACCTTGAGCAGAAGGTTGTGCGTTCCTGTTTGGAGGAACTGAAGACCTTTCCAAAACG GTTTGAGTCAGCGTTTGTTGAGTGGAGCAGTTCTCTGTCAAACTCCTCTCTCTGGGCAGAGTATCACATCAGTTACATCAACAGCTTCAGTGCCCTGAA agagCACATGAAGAGCTATCAAGACACCTGCCCAATCCAGCTAGGGCTGGTTCACAATGAAATCGATGGACTGACCACCAGATTGAGTCAAGCTGTGATGGAGGACTTCAAAACAAATGTCAAG CCTTTCCTCAGGAGACAAATGACAGGAAAATGGTTTTCATTTGATGAAGACTTTTCACAGCTGATCAGCAGAACTAAGACTCTTTCTGATCAGAGCAAGTTCATGACCCCAAAACATAAACAG GCTTTTGTGAACGAAGCTCACTTTTTTGTGGTGAAGGAATATGTATCTCAGCTGATGAAGAATAACTACTCATGCAAAAACAGGAAGAATGAGACAGCTGCCACTAAGATAACAAATCAGTGGGAGGAACTGAAGGAGATTTTCCAAGATATG AACTCAACCTTAGATTGGCTTCATCCAGTCGGGAACCAGCTGAGCATGATCATTGGGTGCAAAAAAAGTGACGTAAAACACAATTTACAACCATTAGTTAATAACTATCCAGACATCAG GAAGAGCCATGTCTCAGCTGTGCTGTACTTCCGGGGAATTATAAGAGGCAGGGAAAAGCATACTATACTACAGCGGCTGGCAGAGCTGAAGCAGAGAACAGGGAATACTGGGAATAAAGAGCAGGCTCTCTTTAGTGAGATTCAAGCAGCAGTCAACACAGACTGCCTGGCTGGTACACCCTTCTCCTGTCTGTCCTTCATTGTACCAGACAGCTAA